One region of Anser cygnoides isolate HZ-2024a breed goose chromosome 22, Taihu_goose_T2T_genome, whole genome shotgun sequence genomic DNA includes:
- the CCDC103 gene encoding coiled-coil domain-containing protein 103 has translation MEADGALDLGALHEELRAALAADEKHAREDSAKFRAVCQRVASYEEFRDIVLASHLKPLEKKDKMGNKRNVLWNPCAGHTKGQQAGDVEIPQELDQLPGTSAEFYRDWHRCLKSGKEKYQLLLKLEGKALGRIFQADLGFGLLGEFLAVLAENICHEDRDAVLQILQSLSGTKRFGLNMDLLSESEKESTRDLFRKLQSMSRDYWTPGHLSGPASCKAESEIHLTDTSLQNEAEERIMMELMKCYQVS, from the exons ATGGAGGCGGACGGAGCCCTCGACCTGGGCGCGCTGCACGAGGAGCTGCGGGCGGCGCTGGCGGCCGACGAGAAGCACGCGAGGGAGGACAGCGCCAAGTTCCGTGCCGTGTGCCAGCGGGTCGCCTCCTACGAGGAGTTCAG GGACATCGTGCTGGCATCACACCTGAAGCCTCTagagaaaaaggacaaaatgggGAACAAGAGAAACGTGCTGTGGAACCCTTGTGCAGGCCACACGAAGGGCCAGCAAGCCGGTGACGTGGAGATACCCCAG gagcTGGATCAACTGCCTGGAACCTCTGCCGAATTTTACCGAGATTGGCACAGATGCTTAAAAAgcggaaaagaaaaataccagctTTTGCTTAAGCTCGAAGGGAAGGCCTTGGGCAGAATCTTTCAGGCTGACTTGGGTTTTGGCCTCCTGGGTGAATTCCTTGCTGTGCTGGCAGAGAACATCTGTCACGAAGACAGAGATGCTGTCCTTCAGATCTTACAGAGCCTTTCTGGCACCAAGCGCTTTGGGTTAAACATGGATCTTCTGAGTGAGTCGGAGAAGGAGAGCACCAGGGATTTGTTTAGGAAGCTGCAGAGCATGAGCAGGGATTATTGGACCCCTGGCCACCTTAGTGGCCCAGCCAGCTGCAAAGCAGAGAGCGAAATCCACCTCACAGACACCAGCTTGCAAAACGAAGCCGAGGAAAGGATAATGATGGAGCTGATGAAATGTTACCAAGTCAGCTGA
- the GFAP gene encoding glial fibrillary acidic protein: protein MESQRLSSYGRRFGSAASARRGLPTSPPGRPRVLSAQPGLRWAARPGPGRMDFSLAEALNSEFRETRTNEKVEMMELNDRFASYIEKVRLLEQQNKMLVLELNQVRDQEPSHLADVYQEELRDLRRHVEQLATAKARVEIERDNLAEDLGNLRQKLQEEVTLRLEAESTLAAFRQDVDAAALARLDLERRVGSLQDELAFLRKVHEEELRELQEQLARHRVHVEVDTSKPDLTAALRDIRTQYEAMAASNMQETEEWYKSKFTDLTDAAARHAEALRAAKQEANEYRRQLQALTCDLEALRGSNESLERQLRELEERYALETAGYQDTVVRLEEDIRSLKEEMARHLQEYQDLLNVKLALDIEIATYRKLLEGEESRITIPVQTFSNLQIRETSLDTKSLSEAHLKRTIVVKTVETRDGEVIKESKQEHKEVA from the exons ATGGAGAGCCAGCGGCTGTCCTCCTACGGCCGCCGCTTCGGCTCAGCCGCCTCGGCACGCCGGGggctccccaccagccccccgggccggccccgcgtCCTCAGCGCGCAGCCGGGCCTCCGCtgggccgcccgccccgggccgggcaggATGGACTTCTCGCTGGCCGAGGCGCTCAACTCGGAGTTCAGGGAGACGCGCACCAACGAGAAGGTGGAGATGATGGAGCTCAACGACCGCTTCGCCAGCTACATCGAGAAGGTTCggctcctggagcagcagaacaagatgctggtgctggagctgaaCCAGGTGCGGGACCAGGAGCCTTCGCACCTGGCCGACGTCtaccaggaggagctgcgcgACCTGCGGCGCCACGTGGAGCAGCTGGCCACCGCCAAGGCCCGCGTGGAGATCGAGAGGGACAACCTGGCTGAGGACCTCGGAAACCTTCGGCAAAA GCTACAGGAGGAGGTGACCCTGCGGCTGGAGGCCGAGAGCACCCTGGCTGCATTCAGACAG GACGTCGATGCCGCCGCCCTGGCTCGCCTCGACCTGGAGCGCCGCGTGGGGTCCCTGCAGGACGAGCTGGCCTTCCTCAGGAAGGTGCATGAGGAG GAGCtgcgggagctgcaggagcagctggccCGGCACCGGGTGCACGTCGAGGTGGACACCAGCAAGCCGGACCTGACGGCCGCCCTGCGCGACATCCGCACCCAGTACGAGGCCATGGCCGCCAGCAACATGCAGGAGACTGAGGAGTGGTACAAGTCCAAG ttcacAGACCTGACGGACGCAGCCGCCCGGCACGCGGAGGCCCTGCGCGCGGCCAAGCAGGAGGCCAACGAGTACCGGCGCCAGCTCCAGGCCCTCACCTGCGACCTGGAGGCCCTGCGGGGTTCG AACGAGTCCCTGGAGAGgcagctgcgggagctggaggagcGCTACGCGCTGGAGACCGCCGGCTACCAGGACACGGTGGTGCGGCTGGAGGAGGACATCCGCAGCCTCAAGGAGGAGATGGCGCGGCACCTGCAGGAGTACCAGGACCTGCTCAACGTCAAGCTGGCCCTAGACATCGAGATCGCCACGTACCGCAAGCTGCTGGAGGGCGAGGAGAGCAG GATCACCATCCCTGTGCAGACCTTCTCCAACCTGCAGATCCGAG AGACCAGCCTGGACACCAAATCCCTGTCGGAAGCTCACCTGAAGAGGACCATCGTGGTCAAAACTGTGGAGACCAGAGATGGAGAG GTGATCAAGGAGTCCAAGCAGGAGCACAAGGAGGTGGCATAG
- the FAM187A gene encoding Ig-like V-type domain-containing protein FAM187A: MMETGLPRAVLLLCMVDVLHSFAIEEKEDIFKRMVCPAFLMFDNAAYLADMTFELPCNCKPEEVSNVVWYFQKTMGSKETTVLTDFAGNVVLDSGHIHVGSNVLKRFSIRMFSLIVFRAQVTDSGLYLCGTKKGDFFYGYDVDVQPTKHITVAFVDRGEHVQDDYTGKLFSLFTTFWDWTKCDRCGVRGEQRRIGLCYMRSAKLHPRYRTALPNVTSCGSRAISMHLQRRGRRWRPEVAIRSCLAPCVKEQDPQEGVQAISNVIYKLGQKPWLPHVPTQFHKHPVGRDLIIACPGARPEHAVAWDKDSVRLYRSHFLVGVNQSMRVFIDHGNHLHIQRVQFSDRGTYFCWREGQLVAGFRLSVGHQRQRRRTLDDPETIYAIKAISTSYVLISAIFVGIHVCRCCRQVFRCPVRT; this comes from the coding sequence ATGATGGAGACCGGGCTGCCAAGAGCTGTACTTCTCCTCTGCATGGTAGATGTGCTCCACTCTTTTGCGATTGAGGAGAAAGAAGATATATTCAAGCGAATGGTTTGTCCTGCTTTCCTGATGTTTGACAACGCCGCTTACCTGGCCGACATGACCTTTGAGCTCCCTTGCAACTGCAAGCCCGAGGAGGTCTCTAACGTCGTCTGGTACTTCCAGAAGACCATGGGAAGCAAGGAAACCACGGTCCTGACGGACTTTGCTGGCAACGTGGTTCTTGACTCGGGCCATATCCACGTGGGCAGCAACGTGCTGAAGCGTTTCAGCATCCGGATGTTCAGTCTCATCGTCTTCCGGGCCCAAGTGACAGACTCGGGCCTCTACCTGTGCGGCACTAAGAAAGGGGATTTCTTCTACGGCTACGACGTGGACGTGCAGCCAACCAAGCACATCACGGTGGCTTTTGTGGACAGAGGCGAGCACGTCCAGGACGACTACACAGGGAAGCTCTTCAGCCTCTTCACCACCTTCTGGGACTGGACCAAATGCGACCGCTGCGGTGTGAGGGGCGAGCAGCGGCGGATCGGGCTGTGCTACATGCGGAGCGCCAAGCTGCACCCCCGCTACCGCACTGCCCTGCCCAACGTCACCTCCTGCGGCTCCAGGGCCATCTCCATGCATCTTcagcgccgcggccgccgctGGAGGCCCGAGGTGGCCATCCGAAGCTGCCTGGCCCCCTGCGTGAAGGAGCAGGACCCCCAGGAAGGGGTGCAGGCCATCTCCAACGTAATTTACAAGCTGGGCCAGAAGCCCTGGCTACCCCACGTCCCCACGCAGTTCCACAAGCATCCAGTAGGAAGAGATCTGATCATCGCctgcccaggagcccggcccgAGCACGCCGTGGCCTGGGACAAGGACTCTGTCCGGCTCTATCGCTCCCACTTCCTCGTGGGTGTCAACCAGAGCATGCGGGTCTTCATCGACCACGGAAACCACCTGCACATCCAGCGGGTCCAGTTCAGTGACAGAGGCACCTACTTCTGCTGGCGGGAGGGCCAGCTGGTGGCCGGCTTCCGGCTCAGCGTGGGCCACCAGCGCCAGCGCAGACGGACGCTCGACGATCCCGAGACGATCTATGCCATCAAGGCCATCAGCACGAGCTACGTCCTCATCAGCGCCATCTTCGTCGGCATCCACGTGTGCCGCTGCTGCCGGCAGGTGTTCAGGTGTCCCGTGAGGACGTAG